One Oncorhynchus masou masou isolate Uvic2021 chromosome 18, UVic_Omas_1.1, whole genome shotgun sequence DNA window includes the following coding sequences:
- the LOC135503757 gene encoding retinol-binding protein 3-like, with product MAKSLLLLASVVVFSNVAIHSAFAPDLIVDMAKILLDNYCSPEKLTGMQEAIDAASSNTEILSIPDPDTLASVLTGGVQSTINDPRLVISNEPNYVPAVAPALPPLPPDQLIGVLQSSIKLEVLEGNIGYLRIDHIIGEELADKIGTLLLELVWKKILPTSALIFDLRYTGSGDLSGIPYIVSYFTDAEPLIHIDSVYDRPSDTTTEMWSMPTLLGERYGTKKSLVILTSANTKGIAEDVAYCLKNLKRATIVGEKTAGGSVKIDKIKIGDTNFYVTVPSAKSINPITGKSWEVTGVTPDVEVDAEDALAVAIKIINLRAEIPAILEATGTLVADNYAFENVGADVAEKLAAASGEYNLISSKVDLETKLSADLMTLSGDKCLKTTHNTPTLPPMNPSPEMFIELIKVSFHTDLFENNIGYLRFDMFGNFEEVQAIAQIIVEHVWNKVVNTDALIVDLRNNVGGATTAIAGFCSYFFDADKQVLLDKLYDRPSGTTKELWTLPDLTGARYGSKKSLIILTSRATAGAAEEFVYIMKKHGRAMIVGETTNGASHPPETFRVGDSDVFLSIPTTHSDTAQGPAWEGAGVTPHIPVPADAALDTAKGILNKHFAGAKK from the exons ATGGCAAAGTCTCTCCTCTTGTTGGCATCGGTGGTGGTCTTCAGCAATGTCGCCATCCACAGTGCTTTCGCACCCGACCTGATTGTAGACATGGCTAAAATTCTCCTGGACAACTACTGCTCTCCGGAGAAGCTGACTGGCATGCAGGAGGCCATCGACGCTGCGAGCAGCAATACAGAGATCCTCAGCATCCCTGACCCCGACACTCTCGCCTCTGTCCTGACCGGTGGGGTCCAGAGTACCATCAACGACCCCCGACTGGTCATCTCCAATGAGCCCAACTATGTCCCTGCGGTGGCCCCTGCCCTGCCACCCCTGCCACCGGACCAGCTTATCGGCGTGCTCCAGAGCTCCATTAAGCTGGAGGTCTTAGAGGGCAACATCGGCTACCTGAGGATCGACCACATCATCGGGGAGGAGTTGGCCGACAAGATCGGCACCCTCCTCCTAGAGCTGGTCTGGAAAAAGATTCTGCCCACGTCCGCTCTGATCTTTGACCTCCGCTACACAGGCAGCGGGGATCTGTCTGGCATCCCATACATTGTGTCTTATTTCACCGACGCCGAGCCTCTGATTCACATCGACAGTGTGTACGACCGTCCCTCCGACACCACCACCGAGATGTGGTCCATGCCCACACTGCTGGGCGAGAGGTACGGAACCAAGAAATCCCTCGTCATCCTGACCAGTGCAAACACCAAGGGAATTGCAGAGGATGTCGCCTACTGTCTGAAGAACCTCAAAAGGGCCACAATCGTTGGGGAGAAAACTGCTGGCGGGTCCGTGAAAATTGACAAGATCAAGATTGGGGACACAAACTTCTATGTCACAGTGCCCTCGGCTAAGTCCATCAACCCCATCACAGGGAAGTCTTGGGAGGTCACCGGTGTGACGCCCGATGTTGAGGTCGATGCTGAAGATGCCCTGGCTGTCGCCATTAAGATCATTAACCTCCGTGCCGAGATCCCTGCCATTCTCGAGGCAACTGGCACTCTGGTGGCCGACAACTACGCCTTTGAGAATGTCGGAGCAGACGTTGCAGAGAAGCTGGCAGCAGCGAGCGGTGAATACAACTTGATCTCTTCAAAGGTGGATCTGGAGACTAAACTCTCTGCTGACCTCATGACACTGTCTGGAGACAAGTGCCTGAAGACCACACACAACACCCCAACCCTGCCACCAATG AACccatctccagagatgttcattgAGCTGATCAAGGTCTCCTTCCACACGGATCTTTTTGAGAACAACATTGGCTACCTGCGCTTTGACATGTTTGGTAACTTCGAGGAGGTTCAGGCCATTGCCCAGATCATCGTGGAGCATGTGTGGAACAAAGTTGTTAACACTGACGCTCTGATTGTTGATCTcag AAACAACGTTGGCGGGGCCACTACTGCCATTGCGGGCTTCTGCTCCTACTTCTTTGATGCAGACAAGCAGGTCTTGCTGGACAAACTGTACGACAGACCGTCTGGCACCACTAAGGAGCTGTGGACTCTACCTGACCTCACAG gTGCGAGGTATGGCTCTAAGAAGAGCCTGATCATCTTGACCAGCAGAGCCACGGCCGGCGCTGCCGAGGAGTTTGTCTACATCATGAAGAAGCATGGTCGGGCCATGATCGTGGGCGAGACCACCAACGGTGCCTCACATCCCCCTGAGACCTTCCGCGTGGGCGACAGTGATGTGTTCCTGAGCATCCCCACCACCCATTCAGACACAGCCCAGGGCCCCGCCTGGGAGGGTGCCGGGGTCACCCCTCACATCCCCGTGCCCGCCGACGCAGCCCTGGACACCGCCAAGGGCATCCTCAACAAGCACTTCGCCGGTGCAAAGAAGTGA